Proteins from a single region of Harpia harpyja isolate bHarHar1 chromosome 14, bHarHar1 primary haplotype, whole genome shotgun sequence:
- the LOC128151423 gene encoding apoptosis-enhancing nuclease-like isoform X2: MPPGKGQMSPLLPTPKASAPTLQGTHGPAAGGCAQPLEGPGLPQGRGKKKSRKHQRFMERRALLEQKGLLSPRRRLGSQAPVAGQEAGSTLTKADGTMAPRCGKVPKPKQVVSPFLSPSASPDSIARHHSVLLSRGNGSSKGVRTSSPLLRPGKYVAIDCEMVGTGPQGRLSELARCSVVNYEGDIIYDKYVQPELPIVDYRTRWSGITKQHMKSAIPFKAAQAEILKILKDKIVVGHAVHNDFQALKYFHPKDRTRDTSRIPMLNKRAGLPGRASVSLKSLARHLLQKKIQVGCKGHSSVEDAQTAMELYRLVEVQWETELAHSLPPRPPSPITDPTADSNQYMDDQYWPTDLMASGL, from the exons ATGCCCCCTGGCAAAGGGCAGATGAGCCCGCTGCTGCCCACCCCGAAGGCCTCCGCACCCACCCTGCAGGGCACCCAtggccccgccgcggggggctGCGCTCAGCCCCTGGAGGGTCCCGGCTTGCCGCAGGGTCGCGGCAAGAAGAAGAGCCGCAAGCACCAGCGGTTCATGGAGCGCCGAGCGCTGCTGGAGCAGAAGGGGCTGCTGAGCCCCCGCAGGCGCCTGGGCAGCCAGGCCCCCGTGGCGGGACAGGAGGCAGGCAGCACGCTCACCAAGGCGGATGGCACCATGGCACCGCGTTGTGGGAAGGTCCCCAAGCCCAAACAGGTCGTCTCCCCATTCCTGTCCCCATCCGCCTCTCCGGACAGCATAGctaggcaccactctgtgctgctGTCCCGGGGGAATGGCAGCTCCAAAGGGGTGCGGACGTCCTCCCCGCTCCTGCGCCCAGGCAAGTACGTGGCCATCGACTGCGAGATGGTGGGCACCGGTCCTCAGGGCAGGTTGAGCGAGCTGGCGCGGTGCTCTGTGGTGAACTACGAGGGGGACATCATCTACGACAAGTACGTCCAGCCCGAGCTCCCCATCGTGGACTACCGGACGCGCTGGAGTGGCATCACCAAGCAGCACATGAAGAGCGCGATTCCCTTCAAGGCTGCCCAGGCGGAg ATCCTGAAGATCTTGAAAGACAAGATTGTGGTAGGACATGCCGTCCACAATGACTTCCAAGCCCTGAAGTACTTCCACCCGAAAGACAGGACTCGAGACACCAGCCGGATCCCCATGCTGAACaagagggcagggctgccgggCAGGGCCAGCGTCTCGCTCAAGAGCTTGGCCAGGCACCTGCTCCAGAAGAAGATCCAG GTCGGCTGCAAAGGACACTCATCGGTGGAGGATGCTCAGACGGCCATGGAGCTGTATAGACTGGTGGAGGTGCAGTGGGAGACGGAGCTGGCCCATAGtctgcccccccggccccccagccccatcacagACCCCACTGCAGACAGCAACCAGTACATGGATGACCAGTACTGGCCCACAGACCTGATGGCAAGTGGCCTATGA
- the LOC128151423 gene encoding apoptosis-enhancing nuclease-like isoform X1 translates to MERQGAWPREDLPGHVSTAVSGRDTWEPRRVWSGSAPARAACACPHRASGAGMPPGKGQMSPLLPTPKASAPTLQGTHGPAAGGCAQPLEGPGLPQGRGKKKSRKHQRFMERRALLEQKGLLSPRRRLGSQAPVAGQEAGSTLTKADGTMAPRCGKVPKPKQVVSPFLSPSASPDSIARHHSVLLSRGNGSSKGVRTSSPLLRPGKYVAIDCEMVGTGPQGRLSELARCSVVNYEGDIIYDKYVQPELPIVDYRTRWSGITKQHMKSAIPFKAAQAEILKILKDKIVVGHAVHNDFQALKYFHPKDRTRDTSRIPMLNKRAGLPGRASVSLKSLARHLLQKKIQVGCKGHSSVEDAQTAMELYRLVEVQWETELAHSLPPRPPSPITDPTADSNQYMDDQYWPTDLMASGL, encoded by the exons ATGGAGAGACAGGGGGCGTGGCCACGGGAGGACTTGCCCGGGCATGTGAGCACGGCGGTTTCCGGGCGAGACACGTGGGAGCCGCGCCGGGTCTGGTCGGGCAGCG CTCCTGCCCGCGCTGCCTGTGCCTGTCCGCACCGCGCGAGTGGGG CAGGGATGCCCCCTGGCAAAGGGCAGATGAGCCCGCTGCTGCCCACCCCGAAGGCCTCCGCACCCACCCTGCAGGGCACCCAtggccccgccgcggggggctGCGCTCAGCCCCTGGAGGGTCCCGGCTTGCCGCAGGGTCGCGGCAAGAAGAAGAGCCGCAAGCACCAGCGGTTCATGGAGCGCCGAGCGCTGCTGGAGCAGAAGGGGCTGCTGAGCCCCCGCAGGCGCCTGGGCAGCCAGGCCCCCGTGGCGGGACAGGAGGCAGGCAGCACGCTCACCAAGGCGGATGGCACCATGGCACCGCGTTGTGGGAAGGTCCCCAAGCCCAAACAGGTCGTCTCCCCATTCCTGTCCCCATCCGCCTCTCCGGACAGCATAGctaggcaccactctgtgctgctGTCCCGGGGGAATGGCAGCTCCAAAGGGGTGCGGACGTCCTCCCCGCTCCTGCGCCCAGGCAAGTACGTGGCCATCGACTGCGAGATGGTGGGCACCGGTCCTCAGGGCAGGTTGAGCGAGCTGGCGCGGTGCTCTGTGGTGAACTACGAGGGGGACATCATCTACGACAAGTACGTCCAGCCCGAGCTCCCCATCGTGGACTACCGGACGCGCTGGAGTGGCATCACCAAGCAGCACATGAAGAGCGCGATTCCCTTCAAGGCTGCCCAGGCGGAg ATCCTGAAGATCTTGAAAGACAAGATTGTGGTAGGACATGCCGTCCACAATGACTTCCAAGCCCTGAAGTACTTCCACCCGAAAGACAGGACTCGAGACACCAGCCGGATCCCCATGCTGAACaagagggcagggctgccgggCAGGGCCAGCGTCTCGCTCAAGAGCTTGGCCAGGCACCTGCTCCAGAAGAAGATCCAG GTCGGCTGCAAAGGACACTCATCGGTGGAGGATGCTCAGACGGCCATGGAGCTGTATAGACTGGTGGAGGTGCAGTGGGAGACGGAGCTGGCCCATAGtctgcccccccggccccccagccccatcacagACCCCACTGCAGACAGCAACCAGTACATGGATGACCAGTACTGGCCCACAGACCTGATGGCAAGTGGCCTATGA